Proteins encoded by one window of BD1-7 clade bacterium:
- the panS_2 gene encoding Pantothenate precursors transporter PanS has translation MLKTAIPAFVFLLMFIIGASLSTEDFVRLKQNSRAMLIAIGGQFVLLPLIAWLLILGFEPNPTIAIGLMLIALTPGGAMSNYYSFVAKANAALSVSITAFSSILAAISLPLCLSLIFPTLFADIMVADQHIHVLAKKQALQLFLCLIVPIGLGMVLRRIAPTVMLRVLPTLEVAGSAMLLALLITIFMTFHTLIVSEFKSLFFLAISFTIVSMIAAMLITAGTALVDRAAVIIEFPVRNLALTSMVATSVFDNPEYMLFAAVFFVVQTPLMLAFIVWHRRQY, from the coding sequence ATGCTAAAAACTGCCATTCCTGCTTTTGTTTTTCTACTGATGTTCATCATTGGTGCCAGCTTGAGCACCGAAGATTTTGTTCGCCTGAAACAAAATAGCCGGGCAATGCTTATCGCTATCGGCGGTCAGTTTGTGCTGCTGCCGTTAATTGCATGGCTACTGATTCTGGGTTTCGAACCCAACCCGACAATCGCCATCGGCCTTATGTTGATCGCCTTAACACCCGGCGGCGCGATGTCGAATTACTATAGTTTCGTTGCCAAAGCGAACGCGGCGCTTTCTGTCAGCATTACTGCATTTAGCAGCATTCTTGCGGCAATATCCCTCCCTCTTTGCCTGAGTCTTATATTCCCAACGCTGTTTGCAGATATTATGGTGGCAGATCAGCACATTCACGTACTCGCTAAAAAACAGGCGTTGCAGCTGTTTCTCTGCCTAATCGTTCCTATCGGTTTAGGCATGGTACTTCGGCGAATAGCTCCAACAGTAATGCTGCGTGTGTTACCGACGCTCGAAGTCGCCGGCTCAGCAATGTTGTTAGCTCTGTTAATAACAATTTTTATGACATTTCATACACTGATCGTGTCAGAGTTTAAATCGCTGTTTTTTCTAGCAATCAGCTTTACCATCGTCAGCATGATTGCGGCAATGCTGATCACTGCTGGCACTGCACTCGTCGATCGTGCAGCAGTGATCATTGAATTCCCGGTTAGAAATTTGGCATTAACCAGCATGGTGGCAACATCCGTGTTTGATAACCCAGAATACATGCTGTTTGCGGCCGTTTTTTTTGTGGTTCAAACGCCGCTGATGTTAGCGTTTATTGTTTGGCACCGACGTCAGTATTGA
- the ectB gene encoding Diaminobutyrate--2-oxoglutarate transaminase: MKIFDELESEVQSYARSFPRVFNRAEGEYMWDNEGNQYLDFLAGAGTLNYGHNNPNFKQGLVDYIMNDGITHGLDMHTKAKAEFMQTFNDCILKPRQMDYVLQFTGPTGTNAVEAAMKIARNVTGQQNIVTFTNGFHGVSLGSLAATGNSHHRDAAGVSLTGTHRMPFDGYLGDGIDTTAYLDKVLSDSSSGINSPAAVIVETVQGEGGINTASIEWLRNLQDVCRKHKVLLIVDDIQAGCGRTGSFFSFEEAGIEPDIITLSKSLSGYGLPFAMVMMKPELDQWKPGEHNGTFRGNNLAFVTGKAAIEHFWKDDTFAQDVKRKGDYIAERLDGIAEEFGEGNFTTRGRGMFRGINCINGEIAGKITRAAFQKGLIIETSGADDQIVKVLCALTISDEALKKGLDIVEEAIKEVCAKVDIPEETDFFDESIETRAAA, from the coding sequence ATGAAAATTTTTGATGAACTTGAATCGGAAGTACAAAGTTACGCCCGCTCATTCCCACGCGTTTTCAACCGTGCAGAAGGCGAGTACATGTGGGACAACGAAGGCAACCAGTATCTCGATTTTCTAGCTGGGGCTGGCACGCTGAACTACGGCCATAACAACCCGAATTTCAAACAAGGCTTGGTCGACTACATCATGAATGATGGCATCACTCATGGTTTAGATATGCATACCAAAGCGAAAGCCGAATTTATGCAGACGTTTAATGACTGCATCCTGAAGCCGCGTCAAATGGATTATGTGCTGCAATTTACCGGCCCAACCGGCACTAACGCAGTTGAAGCTGCGATGAAAATTGCACGCAACGTGACCGGCCAGCAAAACATCGTGACCTTTACAAATGGCTTCCATGGTGTCAGTCTGGGCTCTCTGGCAGCTACGGGTAATTCCCATCACCGTGATGCAGCGGGTGTAAGCCTGACCGGCACACATCGCATGCCGTTTGACGGCTATCTGGGTGATGGTATTGATACCACGGCCTATCTCGATAAAGTGCTGTCAGATTCCAGTTCAGGCATTAACTCTCCTGCCGCCGTTATTGTTGAAACCGTTCAGGGTGAAGGTGGTATCAATACCGCCAGCATCGAGTGGCTGCGCAATTTGCAGGATGTCTGCCGCAAGCACAAAGTGCTTCTGATCGTTGATGACATTCAAGCCGGTTGCGGTCGTACCGGCAGTTTCTTCAGTTTCGAAGAAGCCGGTATTGAACCTGACATTATCACGCTGTCGAAATCTTTGAGCGGTTACGGCTTGCCTTTCGCAATGGTGATGATGAAACCGGAACTCGACCAGTGGAAGCCCGGTGAACATAACGGCACATTCCGTGGCAACAATCTGGCGTTCGTTACCGGTAAAGCGGCCATCGAACACTTTTGGAAAGACGATACGTTTGCCCAGGATGTGAAACGCAAAGGCGATTATATTGCCGAACGCCTTGATGGCATTGCCGAGGAGTTTGGCGAAGGTAATTTCACCACTCGAGGTCGTGGCATGTTCCGCGGCATTAACTGTATCAATGGTGAAATCGCCGGCAAGATTACCCGCGCGGCCTTCCAAAAAGGCCTGATCATCGAAACCAGTGGTGCCGACGATCAAATCGTCAAAGTCCTCTGCGCGTTGACGATCAGCGATGAAGCGTTGAAAAAGGGCCTGGATATTGTCGAAGAAGCCATCAAGGAAGTATGTGCCAAAGTCGATATCCCGGAAGAAACCGATTTCTTCGATGAATCGATAGAAACACGTGCTGCCGCGTAG
- the slyD_1 gene encoding FKBP-type peptidyl-prolyl cis-trans isomerase SlyD, whose translation MTLPIANDHVVSIHYTLTNVDGEVLDSSEGSDPLQYLHGAGNIIPGLENALIGKQVGEKVDVTVKPEDAYGESMEEMIQQVPREMFQGVDEIEVGMMFQTQSPDGQAQMVTVAAVDDETVTIDANHPLAGQTITFAVEIAEVRESSEEERSHGHVHS comes from the coding sequence ATGACTTTACCCATTGCCAATGATCACGTGGTATCGATTCACTACACCCTGACAAATGTTGACGGTGAAGTGCTGGATTCTTCAGAAGGCAGCGATCCACTTCAATACCTGCACGGCGCAGGCAATATTATCCCAGGTTTGGAAAATGCCTTAATTGGCAAGCAAGTGGGCGAAAAAGTCGATGTGACTGTTAAACCAGAAGATGCGTATGGCGAGTCCATGGAAGAAATGATCCAGCAAGTGCCACGTGAAATGTTCCAAGGCGTTGACGAAATTGAAGTCGGCATGATGTTCCAAACACAAAGCCCTGATGGCCAAGCACAAATGGTAACGGTTGCTGCAGTGGATGACGAGACTGTGACCATCGATGCTAACCACCCGCTGGCTGGTCAAACAATCACGTTTGCAGTAGAAATTGCAGAAGTACGTGAATCTTCAGAAGAAGAACGTTCACACGGTCACGTCCATAGCTGA
- the yjcS gene encoding Putative alkyl/aryl-sulfatase YjcS: MKLNLIAVCVSAFVLSSACTADGHDTSAEPKPASEFTQKANADVKQALPFSDKTDFENATRGFLAKPDTLTIKNADDQVVWDLEQYKTYISTDKASPDTVNPSLWRNAQLNMEYGLFEVMDGIYQVRGYDLSNITFVRGKKGWIVFDPLISPETAKAAKELLDKQFGERPVTAVIYSHSHLDHFGGVRGIVDEEDVKKGKVKIIASEGFTEHAVSENVIAGNAMGRRAVYMYGSLLPRNPQGGVNGGLGQTTSTGQGSLIAPTDYITETGQKMKVDGVEMVFQFTPGTEAPTEMNTWFPKMKALWMAENSTNTMHNVLTLRGAKVRDPLIWAAYLNETIEMWGDDAQVKFQSHHWPVWESDKIVDYLKKQRDIYKYIHDQSVRLMNXGYTGEEISEIIELPASLENNWATRGYYGTLRHNSRAVYQRYMGWYTGNPSDLNNLPPQQAAEKYVEYMGGAPALLRRAREDYNNGEYRWTAEVLKHLVFAQPDNKDAKNLLADSYEQLGYQAESGPWRSVYLQGALELRKGLPNAMALETASPDIIANMPVTMLFDYMGVRVLPEKAEGKEMVLNLNFEDLKESYSLMLENSVLNYTTNQVEEADATATLTKDTLNQIQLGQISFDQAVADGKIKVKGDPQAFNDLLATLDNFDFWFNIVTP, from the coding sequence ATGAAGCTCAACCTGATTGCCGTCTGTGTCTCTGCGTTCGTGCTGTCATCAGCATGCACAGCTGACGGTCATGACACCTCCGCAGAACCTAAACCTGCCAGTGAATTCACACAGAAAGCTAACGCTGATGTGAAGCAAGCCCTGCCATTTTCAGACAAAACCGATTTTGAAAACGCCACACGCGGATTTCTTGCCAAACCTGACACACTGACTATCAAAAACGCCGATGATCAGGTTGTTTGGGATCTCGAGCAATACAAAACCTACATCAGCACCGACAAAGCGTCACCGGATACCGTTAACCCGAGCTTGTGGCGTAATGCCCAGCTGAACATGGAATATGGTTTATTCGAAGTTATGGACGGTATCTATCAGGTTCGCGGCTACGATCTCTCTAACATTACTTTCGTGCGCGGCAAAAAAGGCTGGATCGTTTTTGACCCCCTGATCAGCCCTGAGACAGCAAAAGCGGCAAAAGAATTGTTAGATAAACAGTTTGGCGAACGCCCAGTAACTGCTGTTATCTACAGCCACAGCCACTTGGATCACTTCGGTGGCGTACGCGGTATCGTTGACGAAGAAGACGTTAAGAAAGGCAAGGTTAAGATTATTGCCTCTGAAGGCTTCACCGAGCACGCGGTTTCAGAAAACGTTATCGCCGGTAACGCCATGGGCCGTCGCGCGGTTTACATGTACGGTTCTTTGCTGCCGCGTAACCCCCAAGGAGGCGTTAATGGTGGCTTGGGTCAAACGACTTCTACTGGCCAAGGTAGCTTGATCGCACCAACTGATTACATCACCGAAACCGGTCAGAAGATGAAAGTTGACGGCGTTGAGATGGTATTCCAGTTCACACCGGGTACTGAAGCACCGACCGAGATGAACACCTGGTTCCCGAAAATGAAAGCCTTATGGATGGCCGAGAACTCGACCAACACTATGCATAACGTGCTGACATTGCGTGGCGCAAAAGTTCGTGATCCATTGATCTGGGCTGCTTACCTGAATGAAACCATTGAGATGTGGGGTGACGATGCCCAAGTGAAATTCCAATCACACCATTGGCCAGTATGGGAAAGCGATAAAATCGTCGACTACTTGAAAAAGCAGCGTGACATCTATAAGTACATTCACGACCAATCTGTTCGCCTGATGAACNAAGGCTACACCGGTGAAGAAATTTCAGAAATCATCGAGCTACCAGCATCGTTAGAAAACAACTGGGCAACCCGTGGCTACTACGGCACCTTGCGCCACAACAGCCGTGCTGTTTATCAGCGTTACATGGGCTGGTACACCGGCAACCCTTCAGACCTCAACAATCTACCACCGCAGCAAGCGGCTGAAAAATACGTTGAGTACATGGGCGGTGCCCCTGCACTGCTGCGTCGCGCACGCGAAGACTACAACAACGGTGAATACCGTTGGACTGCTGAAGTCTTGAAGCATTTGGTATTTGCACAACCCGACAACAAAGACGCAAAGAACCTGTTAGCTGATAGCTACGAGCAACTCGGCTATCAAGCTGAATCTGGCCCTTGGCGTTCTGTGTATCTGCAAGGTGCACTTGAGCTGCGTAAAGGCTTGCCGAATGCCATGGCATTGGAAACTGCATCGCCAGACATCATCGCCAATATGCCTGTGACCATGTTGTTTGACTACATGGGTGTACGCGTTTTGCCAGAGAAAGCTGAAGGTAAAGAGATGGTGCTGAATCTTAACTTTGAAGACCTCAAAGAGAGCTACAGCTTGATGTTAGAAAACTCGGTGCTGAACTACACCACTAACCAGGTGGAAGAAGCTGATGCCACAGCAACACTGACGAAGGATACATTGAATCAGATACAGCTGGGTCAGATTTCGTTCGACCAAGCGGTTGCTGACGGAAAAATCAAAGTTAAAGGTGACCCACAAGCGTTCAACGACTTGCTTGCGACACTGGATAACTTCGACTTCTGGTTCAATATCGTAACGCCGTAA
- the ask gene encoding Aspartate kinase Ask_Ect, which translates to MPANDSSNVTQSDPNALTFANHSVEKIGGTSMSQYPAVRDNIILKPVNKGSLYQRVFVVSAYGGITDMLLEHKKTAQPGVYARFADATDVSSWEPALEDVRERMFTINAELFGDGELLAKANTFIGSRLDSARDRLQDLQRLCGHGHFALTQHLSTVREMLASLGESHSAWNMATLLQRDGVNARFVDLSGWQTETHMTLDERVADAFMDVDLANELPICTGYAHTSTGLMTTFDRGYSEMTFSRITVVTHAREAVIHKEFHLSSADPRLVGEDNAVPIGRTNYDVADQLANLGMEAIHPKAAKGLRQQRVPLRVKNTFEPEHTGTLITGDYVSDDPRVEIIAGRKTVYALELFDQEMAGNISQYDQFILSQIERYKAHTVAKDINANTVTNYLAANLKTVKRLKQALQEQFADAEISVQKVTMVSAIGSNMKVPGILAKTVGALADCGISILAMHQSMRQVDMQFIVAEDDYDAAIKALHSVLVEPHNHGRAICLAS; encoded by the coding sequence ATGCCTGCTAATGACAGCAGCAACGTCACCCAGAGTGACCCGAACGCCCTAACATTTGCCAATCACAGCGTTGAAAAGATTGGCGGCACGTCTATGTCACAATACCCTGCGGTACGTGACAATATTATTTTGAAACCCGTCAATAAAGGCAGCCTGTATCAGCGTGTTTTTGTGGTCTCTGCGTACGGCGGTATTACCGACATGCTGCTGGAGCATAAAAAAACTGCACAACCGGGCGTTTACGCACGTTTTGCAGATGCCACCGATGTTTCCAGCTGGGAACCAGCTCTCGAAGACGTACGCGAACGTATGTTCACCATCAACGCCGAATTATTCGGTGACGGCGAATTACTCGCGAAAGCCAATACCTTCATTGGCAGTCGTCTCGACAGCGCCCGTGATCGCTTGCAAGATCTACAGCGCTTATGCGGCCACGGTCACTTTGCCTTGACCCAACACTTGTCGACAGTGCGTGAAATGCTCGCAAGCCTTGGCGAATCACACAGTGCCTGGAATATGGCAACCCTGCTGCAACGCGATGGCGTCAACGCACGTTTTGTGGATTTGTCTGGTTGGCAAACCGAAACCCATATGACACTGGATGAACGTGTTGCAGACGCATTTATGGATGTTGATCTGGCTAACGAATTGCCAATCTGTACCGGCTACGCTCACACAAGCACCGGCTTGATGACCACCTTTGATCGTGGCTACAGCGAAATGACCTTCAGCCGCATTACGGTAGTTACCCATGCACGCGAAGCGGTTATTCATAAGGAATTTCACCTGAGCAGTGCCGATCCTCGCTTGGTTGGCGAAGACAATGCCGTGCCCATTGGCCGTACCAACTATGACGTTGCCGACCAGCTGGCAAACTTGGGTATGGAGGCAATCCACCCGAAAGCAGCAAAAGGCTTGCGCCAACAGCGCGTACCATTGCGTGTTAAGAACACGTTTGAACCCGAGCATACTGGCACACTGATCACCGGCGATTATGTTAGCGATGATCCACGTGTTGAGATCATTGCCGGTCGTAAAACGGTGTATGCACTGGAGTTATTTGATCAAGAAATGGCAGGAAATATCAGCCAATATGATCAATTTATTCTCAGCCAGATTGAACGCTACAAAGCACACACTGTTGCCAAAGACATTAACGCTAACACAGTGACAAATTATCTGGCTGCCAACCTGAAAACGGTTAAACGCCTGAAACAAGCGTTGCAAGAGCAATTTGCAGATGCGGAAATCTCAGTACAGAAAGTGACGATGGTATCGGCCATCGGCAGTAATATGAAGGTCCCGGGTATTCTCGCGAAAACCGTCGGCGCACTGGCCGACTGCGGCATCAGCATACTGGCGATGCATCAAAGCATGCGTCAGGTTGATATGCAGTTTATCGTCGCAGAAGATGATTATGATGCCGCCATCAAGGCACTGCACAGTGTTTTAGTTGAGCCACATAATCATGGTCGGGCAATCTGCTTGGCTTCCTGA
- the oprF_1 gene encoding Outer membrane porin F, which produces MNKTKSVSGFLSAALSVGALNAAQVSAEGVDGYIGAGAGYFNHDINDREFDLRTKDNSSGAWQVFGGLDFADYFGAEVYYSDLGNTRFKSIAGSVDYAAYGASFLGYWPMNHNDWALYARIGIAGIEQEGQNLPIKKSVHTRASGGIGVRWNFNPNWFTRFEIDTYGSDHQGAFLSLAYHFGNGTAKKAAVQAQPTVTEVAEPQQQQVSDAAEKTSNDMNKEINKELDKTAAAATAATTAAVVVTAETMDTDGDGIVDAKDNCGKTPAGITVDETGCASFQGSFEGVQFESGSSTLKPSSYEELDEIAAALNLYPNVKLAVAAHSDASGAADANLNLSQKRAESVVAYLQGKGVESERMEAKGFGEEQPIASNDNAEGRAKNRRVEFTVEQREL; this is translated from the coding sequence ATGAATAAAACCAAATCTGTATCAGGTTTTTTATCAGCAGCATTGTCTGTAGGGGCGTTGAATGCGGCGCAGGTTAGCGCTGAGGGTGTTGATGGCTATATCGGTGCCGGTGCGGGTTACTTTAACCACGACATCAACGATAGAGAATTTGATTTACGCACGAAAGACAACAGCAGTGGTGCGTGGCAGGTGTTCGGTGGTCTCGATTTTGCCGACTATTTTGGTGCTGAAGTTTATTACAGCGACCTGGGCAATACTCGTTTTAAGAGCATTGCAGGTTCTGTCGATTACGCTGCGTACGGTGCAAGCTTCCTCGGTTATTGGCCAATGAATCATAACGATTGGGCGCTTTACGCGCGTATCGGCATCGCTGGTATTGAGCAAGAAGGCCAGAATCTTCCGATCAAAAAATCCGTACATACACGCGCATCCGGTGGTATTGGTGTGCGTTGGAACTTCAACCCTAACTGGTTTACCCGTTTTGAGATTGATACTTACGGTTCAGATCATCAAGGTGCGTTCTTATCGTTGGCTTACCACTTCGGTAATGGCACTGCTAAAAAGGCTGCCGTGCAAGCGCAGCCCACTGTTACTGAAGTAGCAGAACCGCAGCAGCAACAGGTAAGCGACGCTGCTGAGAAAACCAGCAATGATATGAATAAAGAGATCAATAAAGAGCTGGATAAAACCGCTGCTGCTGCAACAGCCGCGACAACAGCCGCCGTTGTAGTAACCGCAGAAACCATGGATACCGATGGTGATGGCATTGTTGATGCTAAAGACAACTGTGGCAAGACGCCTGCAGGTATCACTGTTGATGAAACCGGTTGTGCGTCTTTCCAAGGTAGCTTTGAAGGCGTTCAGTTTGAGTCGGGTTCCAGTACATTGAAGCCGAGCTCTTATGAAGAGCTGGATGAAATCGCTGCTGCATTGAATCTCTATCCGAACGTTAAACTGGCTGTTGCCGCACATTCGGATGCCAGTGGTGCAGCCGACGCAAACCTGAATTTGTCGCAAAAGCGTGCTGAATCAGTGGTTGCCTACTTGCAAGGCAAAGGTGTTGAATCAGAACGTATGGAAGCAAAAGGATTCGGTGAAGAACAGCCGATTGCCAGTAATGATAACGCCGAAGGGCGTGCAAAGAACCGCCGCGTAGAGTTCACGGTTGAGCAGCGTGAACTCTAA
- the ectA gene encoding L-2,4-diaminobutyric acid acetyltransferase — MVEAIELRLPVATDGKPVFELVNACPPLDVNSMYCNLLQCDHFAATSVAAEFKDSQLATASGLAGFISGYVIPDRPDTLFVWQVAVNPAARGCGLALSMLKHLLKRPACKQVTHLETSITPDNQASWALFRKLARECSASINESVMFDRDSHFGGAHDTESLVRIGPFQTAAISAPAPATVATSPAATSAAPNTPAKDAASASID; from the coding sequence ATGGTTGAAGCAATTGAATTGCGTCTACCTGTTGCAACGGACGGTAAGCCAGTCTTTGAACTGGTGAATGCCTGCCCGCCGCTGGACGTAAATTCCATGTACTGCAATCTCTTGCAGTGCGATCACTTTGCCGCAACATCGGTTGCTGCAGAATTCAAAGACAGCCAGTTGGCAACAGCTTCTGGCTTAGCCGGATTTATTTCCGGCTATGTGATTCCTGATCGCCCTGACACCTTGTTTGTCTGGCAAGTCGCCGTAAACCCTGCAGCTCGTGGCTGCGGGCTGGCTCTATCGATGCTAAAACATTTGTTGAAGCGCCCTGCGTGTAAACAAGTTACCCATTTGGAAACCAGCATCACCCCGGACAACCAAGCCTCCTGGGCATTGTTCAGAAAACTTGCACGCGAATGCAGCGCCTCAATTAATGAATCTGTGATGTTCGATCGCGACAGCCATTTCGGTGGTGCTCACGATACTGAATCTCTGGTTCGTATTGGCCCATTCCAAACGGCAGCTATTTCTGCCCCCGCACCGGCCACTGTGGCCACCTCCCCGGCTGCCACGAGTGCAGCGCCAAATACCCCTGCAAAGGACGCGGCGTCAGCTTCTATTGACTGA
- a CDS encoding Pentapeptide repeat protein — protein MIDDKSLQLDQTFNALQMPGDTLTEVEFDNCRFEHCDLSDAVLNRCRFIDCVFEHCNLSNISLSFSRLSDVQFSHCKMTGIDWTRLNWPQTVFAAPMRFEHCRLHDTSFFGLQLDELEMRHCDAHHANFTETSLENADLRHCDFSEAVFHATNLKQADLTDAVNYAIDFRDCRIEGAIFSRMEATRLLDCLNIQLVDD, from the coding sequence ATGATTGATGACAAAAGCCTGCAACTCGACCAAACCTTCAACGCATTACAGATGCCAGGTGACACATTAACTGAGGTTGAATTCGACAATTGTCGTTTTGAACACTGTGACCTTTCTGATGCGGTACTCAACCGCTGCCGATTTATCGACTGCGTATTCGAACATTGCAACTTGAGCAATATTTCACTGAGTTTTAGCCGTCTTTCGGATGTACAGTTCAGCCATTGCAAAATGACAGGCATCGATTGGACACGACTGAATTGGCCCCAAACGGTATTCGCTGCGCCGATGCGCTTTGAACATTGCCGGTTGCACGACACCAGCTTCTTCGGCTTGCAGCTAGACGAGCTTGAAATGCGTCATTGCGACGCTCATCATGCAAACTTTACCGAAACCAGCCTAGAAAACGCAGATCTCAGGCATTGTGACTTCAGCGAAGCGGTATTTCATGCCACCAATCTAAAGCAGGCCGACCTGACCGACGCCGTCAACTATGCTATCGACTTTCGTGATTGCCGGATTGAAGGCGCAATCTTTTCACGGATGGAAGCAACTCGCTTACTGGACTGCCTGAATATTCAACTGGTCGATGACTAA
- the dyp2 gene encoding Multifunctional dye peroxidase DyP2: protein MTKTLDLHDIQGNIVKGYGRYGFPKARYVFISILDAAKGRAFIKDLLPHITTAAPWNADSLPYQDDAKPLATLNIGFAFEGLKALQLPSRSLREFPAEFQMGMQARADILGDDLGSSPGQWDPIWLESHVHGWISINAFAKDEYDLSHIDNKYQWLLNKIAATQGGVVQLDGHRGPYGDIRPYQDASAVYANGKPGNKEHFGFADGIGNPYFEGNSQPITRLPGNGKINHDGTWSPYATGEFILGHVDEAQEYPKAPTPRLLSKNGTFMVYRKLHQNVTEFNDYVDTAAEHYPHSEALLKAKWAGRWPDNGAPVTLFETDEAKAALDKQMAELKKQVADTDADEQTRDGAAQALAMLRQKWTNFTFDDDAQGAKCPIGAHIRRANPRGSLELERDAFDRRGALTDRRRILRRGLPYGDSTNGSGDHGIVFMALNTSIERQFEFLQQQWMNYGNDFGQGNDKDLLIGNHATEHAKMVIPAEPNGQEPPFFCPNIPRFVETRGGEYFFIPSITALNMMAKGSIDPT, encoded by the coding sequence ATGACTAAAACACTGGATCTGCACGACATACAAGGCAACATTGTTAAAGGCTACGGGCGTTACGGGTTTCCCAAGGCACGCTATGTGTTTATCAGTATTCTGGACGCCGCCAAAGGCCGTGCCTTTATCAAGGATTTACTGCCTCACATCACCACCGCGGCACCGTGGAATGCTGACAGTTTGCCGTATCAAGATGACGCAAAGCCCTTGGCAACGTTGAATATCGGTTTTGCTTTTGAAGGATTGAAAGCGTTGCAGCTGCCATCGCGCTCATTACGAGAGTTTCCCGCGGAGTTTCAGATGGGTATGCAGGCTCGCGCCGATATTTTGGGCGATGACCTCGGCAGTTCACCCGGGCAATGGGATCCGATCTGGCTTGAAAGCCATGTTCACGGATGGATATCCATCAATGCCTTCGCCAAAGACGAATACGATCTCAGTCATATCGACAATAAATATCAGTGGTTATTGAACAAAATCGCTGCAACGCAGGGCGGCGTTGTTCAGCTGGACGGGCATCGTGGTCCTTACGGTGATATCCGCCCGTACCAGGATGCATCTGCGGTTTATGCCAATGGAAAGCCGGGTAACAAAGAGCACTTTGGATTCGCTGACGGCATCGGGAATCCATATTTTGAAGGTAATAGTCAGCCGATTACGCGCTTGCCGGGTAATGGCAAGATTAATCACGACGGCACTTGGTCACCCTACGCAACGGGGGAGTTTATTCTTGGTCATGTTGATGAAGCACAGGAATACCCCAAAGCACCGACACCGCGATTGCTGTCTAAAAACGGTACTTTTATGGTGTACCGCAAGTTGCATCAGAACGTCACCGAATTCAATGACTATGTCGATACCGCAGCAGAGCATTACCCGCATAGTGAAGCCCTGCTAAAAGCCAAATGGGCGGGCCGCTGGCCGGATAACGGTGCGCCGGTGACCTTGTTTGAAACCGATGAAGCAAAAGCCGCGCTAGACAAACAAATGGCCGAGCTGAAAAAACAGGTGGCTGATACCGATGCCGATGAACAGACCCGTGATGGCGCGGCCCAAGCCTTGGCGATGTTGCGGCAGAAATGGACCAACTTTACCTTTGATGATGATGCGCAGGGTGCCAAGTGCCCAATTGGCGCGCATATTCGTCGTGCTAACCCTCGTGGGTCGCTGGAGCTTGAACGTGATGCCTTTGATCGTCGCGGCGCGTTAACCGATCGACGCCGAATTTTACGGCGAGGTTTGCCCTATGGTGACAGCACCAATGGCTCTGGCGATCACGGTATTGTGTTTATGGCGTTAAATACCAGTATTGAGCGCCAGTTTGAGTTTCTGCAACAGCAGTGGATGAACTACGGTAACGACTTTGGGCAGGGTAACGACAAGGATTTATTGATTGGTAACCATGCGACGGAGCACGCCAAAATGGTGATTCCGGCAGAGCCAAATGGGCAAGAACCGCCGTTTTTCTGCCCCAATATTCCGCGCTTTGTTGAGACGCGTGGCGGTGAATATTTCTTCATTCCAAGTATTACCGCATTAAACATGATGGCGAAGGGGTCAATCGATCCTACCTGA
- the ectC gene encoding L-ectoine synthase produces MIVRTLAEAENSNRKIVSPDGNWDSTRLLLKDDNMGFSFHITTIYAGADFEMHYQNHLESVFCMSGEGEVETLDDGKVYPITPGTIYILDKHDKHILRATKEMKMACVFNPPLNGKEVHNAEGAYELEAETI; encoded by the coding sequence ATGATTGTCAGAACCCTGGCTGAAGCGGAAAATTCCAATCGTAAAATCGTTTCTCCCGACGGCAACTGGGACAGCACCCGACTGTTGTTAAAAGACGACAACATGGGGTTTTCCTTCCATATCACCACGATTTACGCAGGCGCTGATTTCGAGATGCATTACCAGAATCATCTGGAATCTGTCTTTTGCATGAGTGGTGAAGGGGAAGTTGAAACCCTGGATGATGGCAAGGTGTACCCGATTACACCCGGCACCATTTATATTCTCGATAAACACGACAAACATATTCTGCGCGCCACCAAAGAAATGAAAATGGCCTGTGTCTTCAACCCGCCGTTAAACGGCAAAGAAGTACACAATGCAGAAGGTGCCTACGAGTTGGAAGCGGAAACTATCTGA